A single window of Chloroflexota bacterium DNA harbors:
- a CDS encoding dihydroorotate dehydrogenase → MNLSVELAPTHRRGLRLKNPVMNASGTYGYGTEYASFVDVQRLGAVVCKATTLEPREGNPQPRLRETPAGLLNSIGLQNIGVEALIRDKAPIWASWEVPVIVNIAGEQVGDYARLASMLDGVAGISGLEVNISCPNVQAGEMEFGTDPKMAAAVTRAALSATSLPVVVKLTPNVTDIAEIALAVSEAGAHALCLVNTLRGMAIDISERKPFLGNICGGLSGPAIRPVALHMVYQVAKKVKIPIVGCGGISSAEDALEFIMAGASAVQVGTAQFVNPRALIDVLEGLEQFMLREGIGDISELIGVAQG, encoded by the coding sequence ATGAATCTTTCGGTTGAACTAGCTCCCACTCACCGCCGGGGCCTGCGGTTGAAGAACCCGGTGATGAATGCCTCGGGGACATATGGCTATGGTACGGAGTACGCCTCTTTCGTGGATGTCCAGAGGCTGGGGGCTGTGGTCTGCAAGGCCACCACCCTTGAGCCGCGCGAAGGAAATCCTCAGCCTCGCCTGAGGGAGACACCGGCTGGGCTGCTGAACTCTATCGGCCTTCAGAACATCGGCGTAGAGGCCTTGATCAGGGACAAAGCTCCAATTTGGGCCTCCTGGGAGGTGCCAGTAATAGTCAACATAGCTGGCGAACAGGTGGGCGACTATGCCAGGCTAGCTTCCATGCTGGATGGGGTGGCTGGAATCAGTGGCCTGGAGGTGAACATCAGTTGCCCCAATGTGCAGGCAGGAGAGATGGAGTTCGGCACCGACCCCAAAATGGCGGCTGCCGTCACCAGGGCCGCGTTGTCGGCCACCTCTCTGCCAGTAGTAGTGAAGCTGACTCCAAATGTAACCGATATTGCGGAGATCGCCTTGGCCGTAAGCGAGGCTGGCGCCCACGCCCTGTGCTTGGTCAACACCCTGAGAGGGATGGCCATTGACATATCTGAGCGCAAACCTTTTCTGGGGAATATCTGCGGCGGGCTTTCCGGCCCAGCCATAAGACCGGTAGCCTTGCACATGGTCTACCAGGTGGCCAAAAAAGTGAAGATACCGATTGTGGGCTGCGGAGGCATCAGCTCCGCTGAAGACGCCCTCGAGTTCATTATGGCTGGCGCCAGCGCTGTCCAAGTGGGTACAGCTCAGTTCGTCAATCCCAGGGCCTTGATTGACGTCCTCGAAGGGCTGGAACAGTTTATGCTGCGGGAGGGCATAGGAGATATCTCGGAGCTTATTGGCGTGGCCCAGGGCTAG
- the prfA gene encoding peptide chain release factor 1 encodes MLDKLETVERRYEELNQLMASGSGQWQGLAQEQASLQPLVYKFRQYKQTARELEETEQLLRDGLEPEMAVLVKQEIEVLKKRGEDLMHDLTISLLPQDPSSSKNAIVEIRAGTGGEEAALFAADLFRMYTRYAQAKSWKTEMIDASQSDRGGFKEIIFEVSGKNAFGTLKHERGVHRVQRIPVTEAGGRIHTSTATVAVLSEAEEVEVNIKPEDLKVDIFHSGGPGGQNVNKVATAVRLTHIPTGMVVVCQDDRSQLRNRNKAMAVLRARLFDIEQRRQQEEITKERRSQVGTAERAEKIRTYNFPQSRVTDHRIGLTLHNLPAILDGGLDELIDALSADERARQLEELMGEPQRSASPS; translated from the coding sequence ATGCTGGACAAGCTGGAGACCGTGGAGCGGCGCTATGAGGAGCTGAATCAGCTCATGGCGTCCGGCTCAGGGCAATGGCAGGGCCTGGCTCAGGAGCAGGCTTCGCTTCAGCCGCTGGTTTACAAGTTCAGGCAATACAAGCAGACTGCCAGGGAACTGGAGGAAACGGAACAGCTTTTGAGAGATGGCCTGGAGCCGGAAATGGCGGTGCTGGTTAAGCAAGAGATAGAGGTGCTGAAGAAGCGCGGTGAAGATCTGATGCATGACCTCACGATTTCCCTGCTGCCTCAGGACCCCAGCAGCAGCAAGAACGCTATTGTGGAGATCCGCGCTGGGACGGGCGGAGAGGAGGCCGCCTTGTTCGCCGCTGATCTGTTTCGCATGTACACGCGGTATGCTCAGGCCAAGAGCTGGAAGACGGAGATGATTGACGCCAGCCAAAGCGACCGTGGGGGCTTTAAGGAGATTATCTTCGAAGTCAGCGGCAAGAATGCTTTCGGCACATTAAAACACGAACGGGGCGTGCACCGGGTGCAGCGCATTCCAGTCACCGAAGCCGGGGGGCGGATTCATACCTCTACGGCTACGGTGGCTGTGCTGTCTGAAGCAGAGGAGGTGGAGGTCAATATCAAACCGGAGGACCTGAAGGTGGATATCTTTCACAGCGGCGGCCCGGGGGGACAGAATGTGAATAAAGTGGCCACCGCAGTGAGGCTCACGCACATCCCCACCGGGATGGTGGTAGTCTGTCAGGATGATAGATCACAGCTTCGCAATCGAAATAAGGCGATGGCGGTGCTCCGCGCCCGCCTTTTCGATATAGAGCAGCGCAGGCAGCAGGAAGAGATCACCAAAGAGCGCCGCTCTCAGGTAGGCACCGCCGAGCGCGCCGAAAAGATCCGCACCTATAATTTCCCCCAGAGCAGGGTTACCGACCATCGCATCGGGCTGACCCTGCACAATTTGCCCGCTATTCTCGACGGAGGGCTGGATGAGCTTATTGACGCTCTGTCAGCAGATGAGCGGGCCAGACAGCTAGAGGAACTGATGGGTGAGCCTCAAAGAAGCGCTTCGCCAAGCTGA
- the prmC gene encoding peptide chain release factor N(5)-glutamine methyltransferase translates to MSLKEALRQAEALIASHNIPDARVEAELLLMHCLGIGKVELYTKLDQPLSSSQSESFWSLVQRRLRHEPTAYIVKQCQFYGVEFHVDPRVLIPRPESELLVELALEFAERGFALGEPCLLADVGTGSGAIAIALALHLPQAEVYALDVSAAALEVAATNCARHAVEKRVHLLLGDMLQPLPRPVHVIVANLPYVRDADLPRLAPEIRDFEPVVALAGGADGLAAVRRLLPQAVKKIIPGGLLLVEVGDGQGATAADLARRCFPTGSIDLVPDLSGTDRLVRVQT, encoded by the coding sequence GTGAGCCTCAAAGAAGCGCTTCGCCAAGCTGAAGCCCTGATTGCTTCCCACAACATCCCTGATGCCCGGGTTGAAGCCGAATTGCTCTTGATGCACTGCCTGGGTATAGGCAAGGTCGAACTGTACACCAAACTGGATCAGCCGCTGTCTTCCTCTCAGTCTGAAAGCTTCTGGTCTCTGGTGCAGCGACGCCTTCGACATGAGCCTACAGCCTACATAGTGAAACAATGCCAGTTCTACGGGGTTGAGTTTCATGTCGATCCCCGCGTTCTTATCCCCAGGCCGGAAAGCGAGTTGCTGGTAGAGTTGGCACTAGAGTTTGCTGAGCGGGGTTTCGCACTAGGAGAGCCTTGCTTGCTGGCGGACGTCGGTACCGGCAGCGGCGCTATTGCCATAGCTCTGGCTTTGCATCTTCCCCAGGCTGAGGTCTATGCCCTGGACGTGTCAGCAGCAGCATTAGAGGTAGCTGCCACAAATTGCGCCAGACATGCGGTGGAGAAACGAGTCCATCTCCTCCTGGGGGATATGCTGCAGCCTCTTCCCCGACCGGTGCATGTTATCGTGGCCAATTTGCCCTATGTCCGCGACGCCGACCTGCCGCGCCTGGCTCCGGAGATACGGGACTTTGAGCCTGTTGTGGCTCTGGCTGGTGGCGCCGATGGATTGGCGGCGGTGCGCCGGTTGCTGCCTCAGGCCGTGAAGAAGATTATTCCTGGCGGGTTGCTCTTGGTGGAAGTTGGGGATGGGCAGGGGGCAACGGCGGCTGATTTGGCACGCCGTTGCTTTCCCACCGGCAGCATAGATTTAGTGCCTGACCTGAGTGGGACTGATCGGCTGGTGAGGGTTCAAACCTAG
- a CDS encoding MBL fold metallo-hydrolase, translated as MVANQIVASGGLWFHLGGTEILLDPGPGTLVQATKRKLKATKLEAIILSHRHLDHAADANVMIEAMTDGGLRKRGVLFAPRDALDEDPVVLRYLRPYLGHIEVVKEGGSYSVGGIFFRAPVSHHHPVETYGLVFNGGRHTISCLVDTRYFDELCQHYKADLLIVNVVRFEPGGPFEHLSAPEAGEIIKNLQPKVAILNHFGMTMWQARPWEVAKRLAEETGVRVIAARDGMRFDLSELD; from the coding sequence ATGGTAGCTAATCAGATCGTGGCCTCAGGCGGGCTTTGGTTCCACCTGGGCGGCACAGAAATATTGCTCGATCCCGGTCCTGGCACCCTGGTCCAAGCTACCAAGCGAAAACTGAAGGCCACCAAGCTGGAGGCCATCATCCTATCCCACAGACATCTCGACCATGCTGCAGATGCGAACGTGATGATCGAAGCCATGACTGACGGAGGTCTACGCAAAAGAGGAGTTCTCTTCGCCCCGAGAGATGCCCTGGATGAAGACCCGGTCGTCCTCCGCTATCTGCGTCCCTATCTGGGGCACATCGAGGTCGTGAAAGAAGGGGGAAGCTATAGCGTCGGCGGCATCTTTTTTCGGGCGCCTGTCAGTCACCATCACCCCGTAGAGACCTATGGCTTAGTATTCAACGGCGGCAGGCACACTATCTCCTGTCTTGTGGATACACGCTACTTCGATGAACTCTGCCAGCACTACAAAGCTGACCTGCTCATCGTGAACGTGGTCAGGTTTGAGCCAGGTGGCCCTTTCGAGCACCTTTCCGCCCCGGAGGCAGGTGAGATTATCAAGAACCTCCAGCCAAAGGTGGCTATCCTGAACCACTTCGGTATGACCATGTGGCAGGCCAGACCCTGGGAGGTAGCCAAGAGGCTGGCTGAGGAAACAGGTGTCCGCGTGATTGCTGCCAGAGACGGAATGAGATTTGATCTGTCGGAACTGGATTGA
- the rtcA gene encoding RNA 3'-phosphate cyclase, protein MIEIDGATKSGSGTILRLAVALSTLLGQELHLWNIRARRDKPGLRPQHLQVVTACAQMCGGTVDGAKVASREIFYRPGKHIKGGSYQWEIGTAGSTTMLAMTLLLVGCFADKPSTFRISGGLFQDFAPPAYHMQYVLLPTLGKMGISAEVELKQPGYVPRGAGAIEVRIEPVATMLRPLLLSEQGKVRKIEGIALSSHLQEQKVSHRMADECRKRLGAEGYGAHIELEYDTRAEQKGAALSIWAGTSTGCIIGADRAGRPGRRSEDIGRYVARSLLEDLKTGATVDRHLADQLIPYCALAQGMSQYVIPQTTDHVETNLWLVGEILGAKTELERNRVKIDGIGYRPALR, encoded by the coding sequence ATGATTGAAATAGATGGAGCTACCAAATCAGGTTCCGGCACTATCCTTCGTCTGGCTGTGGCTTTGTCTACGCTGCTAGGCCAGGAACTGCACCTATGGAATATTCGGGCCAGGAGAGATAAACCCGGACTCAGACCACAGCATCTTCAGGTGGTCACGGCCTGTGCTCAGATGTGTGGCGGCACAGTGGACGGGGCAAAGGTGGCTTCCAGGGAGATATTTTACCGGCCGGGGAAACACATAAAAGGAGGTTCCTATCAGTGGGAGATAGGCACGGCAGGCTCGACTACCATGTTAGCCATGACCCTGCTGCTGGTGGGATGCTTTGCTGACAAACCTTCTACTTTTCGGATTTCCGGTGGGCTGTTTCAAGATTTCGCCCCTCCTGCCTATCACATGCAATATGTGTTGCTTCCCACCCTGGGAAAGATGGGCATCAGTGCCGAGGTAGAGCTGAAACAGCCCGGATACGTGCCTCGTGGCGCTGGGGCTATAGAAGTTAGGATAGAACCCGTAGCAACCATGCTCAGGCCCTTGCTCCTTTCTGAACAGGGCAAAGTGAGGAAGATCGAGGGCATCGCCCTTTCCTCGCACCTTCAGGAACAGAAGGTGAGCCATAGAATGGCTGACGAATGTCGCAAGCGGCTGGGGGCAGAGGGCTACGGGGCGCATATCGAGTTGGAGTATGATACCCGGGCCGAACAGAAGGGGGCCGCCCTCAGCATATGGGCTGGAACCAGCACCGGGTGCATCATTGGTGCTGACAGGGCGGGGAGGCCGGGGAGGAGGTCAGAGGACATCGGTCGTTACGTGGCGCGCAGCCTTCTCGAGGACTTGAAGACAGGGGCGACGGTGGATAGACACCTGGCCGATCAGTTAATCCCTTACTGCGCTCTGGCTCAGGGGATGAGCCAGTACGTCATACCACAGACAACAGATCATGTGGAAACGAATCTCTGGCTGGTGGGAGAGATTCTGGGGGCCAAAACGGAGTTGGAGAGAAACCGCGTCAAGATTGACGGGATTGGCTATCGGCCAGCACTTCGATGA
- the yedF gene encoding sulfurtransferase-like selenium metabolism protein YedF, with protein MAKVIDARTLSCPQPVTLTMKALEEADEVVTIVDNETARNNVSRLGKNQGCQVTVEQKGDGIYLTLTKAGAKPLGEVRSTATSTVLFIASEFLGRGENQQLGSILMQKFLHTLGSFKSRPETLILVNTGVRLATSDSLVLEELRRLEQEGMEILTCGTCLMHLQLTDKVGVGQVSDMYTIADKLLRAEKVVSL; from the coding sequence ATGGCCAAGGTTATTGATGCCAGGACTCTCTCTTGCCCGCAACCGGTGACGCTCACCATGAAGGCCTTAGAGGAGGCCGATGAAGTAGTCACCATCGTGGACAATGAGACCGCTCGCAACAATGTATCCCGGCTGGGGAAGAACCAGGGTTGCCAGGTGACCGTAGAGCAAAAAGGTGACGGCATCTACCTGACGCTAACGAAGGCTGGGGCCAAGCCGCTTGGGGAAGTTCGCTCGACTGCCACTAGCACAGTATTGTTCATTGCCTCTGAGTTTCTAGGCAGAGGAGAAAATCAGCAGTTGGGCAGCATCCTGATGCAGAAATTCCTTCATACCCTGGGTAGCTTCAAGTCAAGGCCGGAGACTCTCATTCTGGTCAACACCGGTGTGAGGCTGGCCACCAGCGATTCTCTGGTGTTGGAGGAACTGCGCCGCCTGGAGCAGGAAGGGATGGAAATCCTGACCTGTGGCACCTGCCTCATGCACCTACAACTGACGGACAAGGTAGGAGTTGGTCAGGTGTCCGATATGTACACCATAGCCGACAAGCTGCTGAGAGCAGAGAAGGTCGTCTCCCTGTGA
- a CDS encoding 2-hydroxyacyl-CoA dehydratase gives MADDNRQMWKELGIDMERHDALMNALPPIYKEWHLSQKNRPQGMGFFDFVVGDIHGIRVRELRQQAIDGNKVVATYCVFVPEEIVLAAGAVPVGLCAGAQFSVPIAEQLLPRDTCPLIKSSFGFKLGRICPYVQTSHLIVGETTCDGKKKMFELLSEHHPVYVMEVPNKKNPGSQNLWLTEIMAFKEVIEKLTGNKITADSLARATKAVNDRRRALQRLYNTRKARPVPISGKDALLVTQVSFYDDVGRCTQQVNALAEELEKRVAAGEGVFPAGAPRILVSGSPMAIPNWKLHHILETAGAAVVCEESCIGTRAFSDLVPEVGGTVEEQLKAIAERYMHIHCACFTPNAERLDDIVRLAKEYQADGVVHYNLQFCHTYAYEGIKVEKTLRKEGIPLLRLETDYGEGDMGQLRTRIDAFLEMIRR, from the coding sequence ATGGCAGACGATAACCGCCAGATGTGGAAGGAACTGGGAATCGATATGGAGCGACACGATGCGCTTATGAATGCCCTGCCGCCCATTTATAAGGAGTGGCACCTATCACAGAAGAACCGCCCCCAGGGCATGGGCTTCTTCGACTTCGTGGTAGGGGATATTCACGGCATCCGGGTACGGGAACTGAGACAGCAAGCCATTGACGGCAACAAAGTAGTGGCTACCTACTGCGTCTTCGTCCCCGAGGAAATCGTCCTGGCTGCCGGCGCTGTTCCAGTGGGGCTATGCGCTGGAGCGCAGTTTTCCGTACCCATAGCCGAGCAGCTCCTGCCACGGGATACCTGCCCTCTTATCAAGTCCTCCTTCGGGTTCAAGCTCGGTCGCATCTGTCCCTATGTACAGACAAGCCATCTCATTGTGGGCGAGACAACCTGTGATGGCAAGAAGAAGATGTTCGAACTCCTCTCTGAACACCATCCTGTTTATGTCATGGAGGTGCCAAACAAGAAGAACCCAGGCAGCCAAAACTTGTGGCTGACAGAGATAATGGCCTTCAAGGAAGTCATAGAGAAACTGACCGGCAACAAGATTACCGCCGACAGCCTGGCACGCGCCACGAAGGCGGTTAACGATCGCCGTCGCGCCCTCCAGCGCCTGTACAACACCCGCAAGGCCCGCCCAGTACCCATCAGCGGCAAGGATGCCCTGCTGGTGACCCAGGTATCCTTCTACGATGATGTGGGCCGCTGCACCCAGCAGGTGAATGCTCTTGCCGAAGAATTAGAGAAGCGTGTTGCTGCTGGAGAAGGGGTATTTCCGGCGGGTGCTCCGCGCATCCTCGTTTCGGGCAGCCCCATGGCCATCCCTAACTGGAAACTGCATCATATCCTGGAGACAGCCGGCGCTGCCGTCGTCTGTGAGGAATCGTGTATTGGTACCAGGGCCTTCAGTGATCTCGTTCCTGAGGTTGGGGGTACAGTGGAAGAACAGCTTAAGGCTATCGCTGAGCGGTACATGCATATTCACTGTGCTTGTTTTACCCCCAATGCCGAGCGTCTTGACGACATCGTGAGGCTCGCCAAGGAATACCAGGCGGATGGTGTGGTGCACTACAACCTCCAGTTCTGCCACACCTACGCCTATGAGGGTATCAAAGTGGAGAAGACCTTGAGAAAGGAAGGCATACCTCTGCTGCGCCTGGAGACCGACTACGGTGAGGGGGATATGGGACAATTGAGGACCAGGATCGATGCCTTTCTGGAGATGATTCGCCGGTGA
- a CDS encoding LysR family transcriptional regulator — protein sequence MNLDYLRTYLEVIRLGSFSEAAKKLSITQPAVSFQIRKLERELGLRLIDRGQKSLTLTDAGKRLLRFAKAVETEQARLLADLDRLREEVTGEIVIAASTIPGEIFLPPVLGEFKALHPSVMVRLEVSDSIAVIEAVRAGSHELGFCGVAPGAKELECFKVAEDEIVLITFPGHPLAQRDEISLRELEGELLILREDSSGTQRNLKSLLAKHGVDPGKWSPSLVLGTSQAVVAAVEAKAGIAFVSNLAIKKSLALGLVKQVPIRGLKLNRNFYCIYRRERIVSRLLSEFITFIRSRAPQA from the coding sequence ATGAACCTCGATTATCTAAGGACCTACCTGGAGGTAATCAGGCTGGGGAGTTTTTCGGAAGCTGCCAAGAAGTTGTCTATCACCCAGCCCGCAGTCTCCTTCCAGATTCGGAAGCTGGAGCGTGAACTTGGCCTTCGTCTCATTGATCGGGGGCAGAAGTCGCTCACCCTGACGGATGCCGGCAAACGCCTCCTCCGTTTTGCCAAGGCGGTTGAGACGGAGCAGGCACGCCTACTGGCTGATCTTGACCGGTTGCGGGAGGAGGTTACAGGTGAAATCGTTATCGCCGCCAGTACCATCCCTGGAGAAATCTTCCTGCCCCCTGTCCTGGGTGAATTCAAAGCACTGCATCCCTCGGTAATGGTTCGGCTGGAAGTCTCCGATTCGATCGCGGTCATCGAGGCGGTACGTGCTGGTTCCCATGAGTTAGGGTTCTGCGGTGTCGCCCCCGGGGCTAAGGAACTGGAGTGCTTCAAGGTAGCGGAGGACGAAATAGTTCTAATTACCTTCCCCGGGCATCCCTTAGCTCAGCGCGATGAGATTTCGCTTCGAGAGCTGGAGGGCGAACTGCTTATCCTGCGTGAGGATAGTTCTGGCACACAGCGAAATCTGAAATCCCTCCTGGCCAAACATGGTGTTGACCCTGGCAAATGGTCGCCCAGTCTGGTCTTGGGTACGAGCCAGGCTGTAGTAGCAGCGGTGGAAGCTAAGGCTGGTATCGCCTTCGTGTCGAACCTGGCCATCAAGAAGAGCCTGGCGCTCGGGCTGGTCAAACAAGTGCCAATTAGAGGGCTAAAGCTCAATCGGAACTTCTACTGTATCTATCGCCGCGAAAGAATTGTCTCCCGCCTGCTCAGTGAGTTCATCACCTTCATTCGATCCAGAGCGCCGCAAGCTTAA
- a CDS encoding DUF128 domain-containing protein, which translates to MVQGTLLDTEKKITSILKVLSESSEPLGSITIARELERHGVFLSERAVRYHLRITDERGYTRPMGRDGRMITPRGLEELRIALAPDQIGFIQDRLELLAFQTTFDPRKRTGQVPVNTSLIEKGKFKKALGVMREAFKAGLCVSELVAVALEGEKLGDVVIPSGKVGFATVCGVTINGVLLKAGIPMESRLGGVLEIRDSTPRRFVAVITYGGTSLDPSEQYIRARMTSVGEAARTGSGRILANFREIPAPARSVVEETIARLKEAGVGGVYLLGNTSEPVCQIAVGMNRVGMVLLGGLNPVASAVEAGIEIDNIAESGMIDFQRLTSFWQLSAELPG; encoded by the coding sequence ATGGTACAAGGTACTCTCCTCGATACGGAAAAGAAGATCACCTCCATTCTGAAGGTCTTGAGCGAATCTTCTGAGCCACTGGGATCGATCACCATAGCCCGGGAACTGGAGCGACATGGCGTTTTCCTTAGCGAAAGAGCCGTTAGATATCATTTGAGAATAACAGACGAGCGAGGCTATACTCGGCCCATGGGCAGAGATGGCAGGATGATTACCCCGAGGGGACTCGAAGAACTGCGGATTGCATTAGCACCCGATCAGATTGGCTTCATTCAAGACAGGCTTGAGCTATTGGCTTTTCAGACTACGTTCGACCCACGAAAGCGAACCGGGCAGGTCCCCGTCAACACCTCACTCATCGAAAAGGGTAAGTTCAAGAAAGCTCTTGGGGTCATGAGAGAGGCGTTCAAAGCTGGCCTATGTGTCAGTGAACTGGTGGCAGTGGCACTGGAGGGGGAGAAGTTGGGCGACGTGGTCATACCGAGCGGGAAAGTCGGCTTTGCTACGGTGTGTGGTGTGACTATAAACGGGGTCCTGTTGAAAGCTGGTATCCCGATGGAATCCAGACTTGGTGGTGTGCTTGAAATCAGGGATTCGACGCCAAGGCGCTTTGTGGCCGTAATCACGTATGGAGGTACGTCCCTGGATCCCTCTGAGCAATACATCCGCGCCAGGATGACTAGCGTAGGGGAAGCTGCCAGAACCGGCAGTGGCAGAATACTGGCCAATTTCCGCGAAATACCGGCACCAGCCAGATCAGTAGTCGAGGAGACCATTGCCAGGCTTAAGGAGGCTGGCGTCGGTGGGGTCTATCTCCTGGGCAATACCAGTGAGCCCGTTTGTCAGATTGCCGTAGGCATGAACCGGGTTGGCATGGTGCTACTCGGTGGGCTCAATCCAGTGGCCTCAGCGGTGGAAGCAGGGATCGAAATTGACAATATCGCTGAAAGCGGCATGATTGACTTCCAACGCCTAACCAGTTTTTGGCAACTGTCGGCTGAACTACCTGGCTAA
- a CDS encoding PspC domain-containing protein, translating into MEKQRRLYRSEKDRLLGGVCGGLAEYFRTDPVLVRVVFVLVTFLLGVFLGLVAYIVLWIITPSASNANLSAKEAVKENIEDLKQAATEAGSKGREITRHGSAYFLGVVLIALGVILFLADLGFSWWFGSVRAWPIVFIILGILLLVYSSGRERG; encoded by the coding sequence ATGGAGAAGCAGCGCAGGCTTTACCGCAGCGAAAAGGATCGGCTTCTGGGCGGCGTCTGCGGAGGGCTGGCAGAATACTTCAGAACAGACCCCGTTCTGGTGCGGGTGGTCTTTGTGCTCGTAACCTTCTTGTTGGGTGTTTTTCTCGGCCTTGTGGCCTACATAGTCCTGTGGATAATCACGCCGTCGGCCTCCAATGCGAACCTGTCTGCCAAGGAGGCGGTGAAGGAGAACATTGAGGATCTCAAGCAGGCAGCCACGGAAGCCGGCAGTAAGGGTAGAGAGATAACACGGCATGGTTCGGCTTATTTCCTGGGTGTTGTCCTTATCGCCCTCGGGGTAATCCTGTTTCTGGCGGACTTGGGGTTTTCCTGGTGGTTCGGCTCTGTTAGGGCATGGCCGATAGTATTCATCATCCTGGGTATTCTGCTGCTGGTGTATAGCAGCGGAAGAGAGAGGGGTTAG
- a CDS encoding glucose 1-dehydrogenase has translation MGKLDGKVAVITGGASGIGEATVRLFVKEGARVMMADIQDDKGKSLAKELGAKATYLHTDVTQESDVKAMVDCAVQHFGRLDCLLNNAGAGGPMGPIEDIPTDGFDSTVALLIRGPFLGMKYSAPVMKRQGGGSIINTASIAGVRVVESDHIYSAAKAAVIHLTHSVAMELGESGIRVNCISPGFIATPIFQKAAGLTPEDFAQRLERVRNVLATFQPIRRAGLPEDIALAALWLASDESGFVNGHNLIVDGGLSNGRMWTQFQMEMGPLTEALLGLG, from the coding sequence ATGGGAAAGCTCGATGGCAAAGTGGCAGTAATCACAGGTGGAGCCAGCGGCATAGGTGAGGCTACAGTGCGGCTGTTTGTCAAAGAAGGGGCCAGAGTAATGATGGCAGATATTCAAGATGACAAAGGAAAAAGCCTGGCGAAGGAACTAGGAGCGAAGGCCACGTACCTTCACACGGATGTGACACAGGAAAGCGATGTGAAGGCCATGGTCGACTGCGCCGTGCAACATTTCGGGCGACTGGACTGCTTGTTGAACAACGCTGGCGCTGGCGGCCCCATGGGGCCAATTGAAGACATACCCACCGACGGTTTTGATAGCACTGTGGCCCTCCTCATCCGGGGGCCGTTTCTGGGCATGAAGTATTCTGCACCGGTGATGAAACGCCAGGGTGGGGGCAGTATCATCAACACGGCCAGCATCGCCGGCGTTCGAGTCGTTGAGAGTGATCACATCTACAGTGCTGCCAAGGCGGCCGTTATCCACCTGACTCACTCCGTGGCCATGGAGTTGGGGGAGAGCGGCATACGGGTGAACTGTATTTCCCCAGGGTTTATTGCCACGCCTATTTTTCAGAAGGCGGCCGGGCTGACTCCTGAGGATTTCGCCCAGAGGCTCGAGCGGGTGAGAAACGTCCTGGCAACCTTCCAGCCCATCAGGCGAGCTGGGCTTCCGGAGGACATTGCTCTGGCGGCTCTGTGGCTGGCGAGCGACGAATCGGGCTTTGTTAACGGCCACAATCTGATTGTCGATGGAGGGCTTTCCAACGGGCGGATGTGGACTCAATTCCAGATGGAGATGGGCCCACTGACGGAGGCTCTGCTGGGCTTGGGCTAA